The proteins below come from a single Miscanthus floridulus cultivar M001 chromosome 1, ASM1932011v1, whole genome shotgun sequence genomic window:
- the LOC136504613 gene encoding cyclin-D5-3-like, whose product MGDAAAAAASTSAPDTPTSILICREDGSDLLADADDGDGADLVVARDERLLVVDPDEEYVALLLSEESVSGGGGTPAEEMEEWMKAARSGCVSWIIKTTATFRCGGKTAYVAVTYLDRFLTQRRVNRGQEWALQLLSFACLSLAIKMEEQHAPRLSEFRVDAYEFDSASIQRMELLVLSTLEWRMTAVTPFSYISCFAARFREDERRAILVRAVECVFAAIKAMSSVEYRPSTIAVASILIARGKEETPAGNLDALKAILGSSCPHLDTGHVYSCYSAMVQEDDKSPTRSTSTGLASSGVSVAAHDGSGSPGPGASVSVGANNAAGTATPDNHNNKRRRLRSPQRQ is encoded by the exons ATGGgggacgccgccgccgcagctgccTCCACGTCCGCTCCCGACACGCCCACCTCCATCCTCATCTGCCGGGAGGACGGCAGCGACCTTCTCGCCGACGCCGAcgatggcgacggcgctgaccttGTCGTCGCCCGCGACGAACGTCTGCTGGTCGTGGACCCGGACGAGGAGTACGTCGCGCTGCTCCTGTCCGAGGAGAGCGTGTCAGGCGGCGGCGGCACCCCGGCGGAGGAAATGGAGGAGTGGATGAAGGCCGCGCGCTCCGGATGCGTCAGCTGGATCATCAAG ACCACGGCGACGTTCCGGTGCGGCGGGAAGACCGCCTACGTCGCGGTCACTTACCTCGATCGCTTCCTGACGCAACGGCGAGTCAAT AGGGGGCAGGAGTGGGCTTTGCAGCTACTTTCGTTTGCGTGCTTGTCGCTGGCGATCAAGATGGAGGAGCAGCACGCGCCGCGGCTGTCGGAGTTCCGGGTGGACGCGTACGAGTTCGACAGCGCGTCCATCCAGCGGATGGAGCTCCTCGTCCTGTCCACCCTCGAGTGGCGGATGACCGCCGTCACCCCTTTCTCCTACATCAGCTGCTTCGCGGCGCGGTTCCGGGAGGACGAGCGCCGGGCGATCCTCGTGCGCGCCGTGGAGTGTGTCTTCGCGGCGATCAAAG CAATGAGCTCGGTGGAGTACCGGCCGTCGACCATCGCCGTGGCATCCATCCTCATCGCGCGCGGCAAGGAGGAGACGCCCGCCGGCAATCTGGACGCGCTCAAGGCGATCCTCGGCTCATCATGTCCGCATCTAGACACC GGGCATGTGTACTCCTGCTACAGCGCGATGGTTCAGGAGGACGACAAGTCGCCGACGCGCTCGACGTCGACGGGGTTGGCGTCCTCAGGCGTCTCTGTCGCCGCGCACGACGGGAGCGGGAGCCCCGGGCCGGGCGCCTCCGTGTCCGTGGGCGCCAATAATGCCGCTGGCACCGCCACGCCGGACAACCACAACAACAAGCGGAGACGGTTGCGCTCACCTCAGCGACAGTAG